The following are encoded together in the Ictidomys tridecemlineatus isolate mIctTri1 chromosome X, mIctTri1.hap1, whole genome shotgun sequence genome:
- the Ercc6l gene encoding DNA excision repair protein ERCC-6-like: MELSQGLAKGETLSPEQTAQYVRYVKEAKEATKNGDLEEAFKLFNLAKDIFPSKKLMSRIQKLQEAMEELAEQEDDEFTDVCNSGLLLYRELYNQLFEHQKEGIAFLYSLYREKRKGGILADDMGLGKTVQIIAFLSGMFDASLVNHVLLIMPTNIISTWVKEFAKWAPGMRVKTFHGPSKDVRTRSLNRIQQRNGVIITTYQMLINNWQQLSSFNGQNFVWDYVILDEAHKIKSSSTKSAICARAVPARNRILLTGTPIQNNLQELWSLFDFACQGSLLGTLKTFKMQYENPIIRAREKDATPGEKALGFKISESLMEIIKPYFLRRTKEEVQKKKSCNSEVRLIEKNPGVDAVCEMPSLSRKNDLIIWIRLVPLQEEIYRKFVSLDHIKELLTETRSPLAELGVLKKLCDHPRLLSARARCLLNLGNGKFSAQDGSEEEDSSDMDNIDHVTDDTLRQESGKMIFLMDLLKRLRDEGHQTLVFSQLRKILNIIERLLNNMHVKTLRIDGTITHLLEREKRINLFQQNKDYSVFLLTTQVGGVGLTLTAATRVVIFDPSWNPATDAQAVDRVYRIGQKENVVVYRLITCGTVEEKIYRRQVFKDSLIRQTTGDKKNPFRYFSKQELRELFTIEDFQNSATQLQLQSLHAAQRRSDKKLDEHITYLHSLGIAGISDHDLMYTCDMSAKEEVSVIEESQYIQQRVQKAQFLVEFESQNRMEQQTGNEGAWERASVFPSQTKKKCPELNKPQPPPSPLLTIHPTQEEDISFQMANININEQSKESDTQEDLSSVQMNVTMLQDSKYPHEDTLEADFVATLPKEMESVEGTCTDSLGTAKNIETENEALQKEASQERPEQEALQESPRGSFNYLLSQPMKADLGPNLDLQDDEILQDSNPWPIISENKNTESDASVIALSDDSLASNSAVQDTQVNEANSEREILASSQYMCDFNLFLEDSTDNRQNLSSQSLEHAENENSLCGSEGNSTVESVHSKTHPSLDLSDKKDDESVVVVNVKSRSKSRRIVSDDEDDFFKGSSNISPINTSPFQFSSVKQFDASTPKNDTSLSRGFFSPKISDGINKSINSRKSLASRRSLINVVLDHVEDMEERFDNSSETEGAEDDWEEEKSSDEDSQHTEEGPSREMMSSENKFSGLTVSKPLDSSLQTSADVPEPLPGAVLVDSPQDKSVEAADDYETLVTRGKELKECGKIQEALNCFVKALDIKSADPEIMMMTLGLYKQLNST, encoded by the coding sequence ATATGTGAAAGAGGCCAAAGAAGCAACTAAAAATGGAGATCTGGAAGAAGCATTTAAGCTTTTCAATTTGGCAAAGGACATTTTTCCCAGTAAAAAGCTGATGAGCAGAATCCAAAAGCTACAGGAAGCCATGGAGGAGTTGGCAGAACAAGAAGATGATGAATTTACAGATGTGTGCAACTCTGGCCTGCTGCTTTATCGAGAGTTGTACAACCAACTCTTTGAGCACCAAAAGGAAGGCATAGCTTTTCTCTATAGCctatacagagaaaaaagaaaagggggtaTCTTGGCAGATGATATGGGATTGGGGAAGACTGTTCAAATTATTGCTTTCCTTTCTGGTATGTTTGATGCTTCACTTGTGAATCATGTGCTATTGATCATGCCAACTAATATCATTAGCACATGGGTAAAAGAATTTGCCAAGTGGGCTCCAGGAATGAGAGTCAAAACTTTTCATGGCCCTAGCAAGGATGTACGCACCAGAAGCCTCAATAGGATTCAGCAAAGGAATGGTGTCATAATCACTACATACCAAATGTTAATCAATAATTGGCAGCAGCTTTCAAGCTTTAATGGCCAAAATTTTGTGTGGGACTATGTCATCCTTGATgaagcacataaaataaaaagctcatcTACTAAGTCAGCAATATGTGCTCGTGCTGTCCCTGCACGTAATCGCATCCTCCTCACAGGAACTCCAATCCAGAATAATTTACAAGAACTATGGTCTCTATTTGATTTTGCTTGCCAAGGGTCCCTGCTAGgaacattaaaaacatttaaaatgcagtATGAAAATCCTATTATTCGAGCAAGAGAGAAGGATGCTACCCCAGGAGAGAAAGCCTTGGgatttaaaatatctgaaagcTTAATGGAAATTATAAAACCTTATTTTCTCAGGAGGACTAAAGaagaagtacagaaaaaaaagtcatgcAACTCAGAAGTCAGACTTATTGAGAAGAATCCAGGTGTTGATGCTGTCTGTGAAATGCCTTCCCTTTCCAGGAAAAATGATTTAATCATCTGGATACGTCTTGTACCTTTACAAGAAGAAATATACAGGAAATTTGTGTCTCTAGATCACATCAAGGAGTTGTTGACAGAGACCCGTTCACCTCTGGCTGAGCTAGGTGTCCTGAAAAAGTTATGTGATCATCCTAGGCTTCTGTCTGCACGGGCTCGTTGTTTGCTCAATCTAGGGAATGGCAAATTTTCTGCTCAAGATGGTAGTGAGGAAGAGGATTCCTCAGATATGGACAACATTGATCATGTAACTGATGATACATTGAGGCAAGAATCTGGAAAAATGATATTCTTAATGGACCTTCTGAAGAGACTGCGAGATGAAGGACATCAAACTCTGGTATTTTCCcaattgagaaaaattttaaacatcatTGAACGCCTCTTAAACAATATGCACGTTAAGACATTGCGTATTGATGGCACCATTACTCAtcttttggaaagagaaaaaagaattaaccTGTTCCAGCAAAATAAAGATTACTCTGTTTTTCTGCTTACCACTCAAGTAGGTGGTGTTGGCTTAACATTAACTGCAGCAACTAGAGTGGTCATTTTTGACCCAAGCTGGAACCCTGCAACTGATGCTCAAGCTGTGGATAGAGTTTATCGAATtggacaaaaagaaaatgttgtggTTTATAGGCTAATCACTTGTGGGACTgtagaggaaaaaatatacagaCGACAGGTTTTCAAGGACTCATTAATCAGACAAACAACTGGTGATAAGAAGAACCCATTCCGCTATTTCAGTAAACAAGAATTAAGAGAGCTCTTTACAATTGAGGATTTTCAGAACTCTGCAACCCAGTTGCAGCTTCAGTCTTTGCATGCTGCTCAGAGGAGATCTGATAAGAAACTAGATGAACATATTACCTACCTGCACTCTCTGGGGATAGCTGGAATCTCAGACCATGATTTGATGTACACATGTGATATGTCTGCTAAAGAGGAGGTCAGTGTGATAGAAGAATCTCAGTATATTCAACAAAGAGTTCAGAAAGCCCAATTCCTTGTTGAATTTGAGTCTCAAAATAGGATGGAACAACAAACTGGAAATGAGGGGGCCTGGGAAAGAGCATCTGTGTTTCCTTCTCAAACAAAGAAGAAATGCCCTGAATTGAACAAACCACAGCCTCCGCCTTCTCCTCTTCTAACTATTCATCCTACCCAAGAAGAAGATATCAGTTTTCAAATGgcaaatataaacattaatgaaCAGTCCAAAGAAAGTGACACACAAGAAGATCTTTCCAGTGTACAGATGAACGTTACCATGCTGCAAGATAGTAAGTACCCACATGAAGATACACTGGAGGCTGACTTTGTAGCTACATTACCCAAAGAGATGGAAAGTGTTGAAGGAACTTGTACTGACTCATTGGGAACAGCAAAAAACATTGAAACAGAAAATGAGGCTCTGCAAAAAGAGGCATCACAGGAGAGGCCTGAGCAAGAGGCACTGCAAGAGAGCCCCCGGGgaagttttaattatttacttagcCAACCCATGAAAGCTGATCTTGGGCCAAATCTAGATCTACAGGATGATGAGATTTTACAAGACTCTAATCCCTGGCCcataataagtgaaaataaaaatacagaatcagATGCATCTGTTATTGCACTATCTGATGACTCATTGGCATCCAATAGTGCAGTGCAGGATACTCAAGTAAATGAGGCCAACTCAGAAAGGGAAATTTTAGCATCTTCACAATATATGTGTGATTTCAATCTTTTTCTGGAAGACTCTACAGACAATAGACAAAATCTCTCTAGCCAGTCTTTAGAGCATGCTGAGAATGAAAATAGCTTGTGTGGCTCTGAAGGTAATTCTACAGTAGAGTCTGTGCATAGCAAAACACATCCCAGTTTGGATCTTTCTGATAAGAAAGATGATGAATCAGTAGTAGTAGTTAATGTCAAATCCAGAAGCAAatctagaaggattgtttcagatgatgaggatgatttttttaaaggttcttCAAACATAAGTCCAATCAACACATCTCCCTTTCAattctcatctgtgaaacaaTTTGATGCTTCAACTCCTAAAAATGACACCAGTCTATCTAGAGGGTTCTTTTCACCTAAAATATCCGATGGTATAAATAAGTCTATAAACTCAAGAAAATCCCTGGCTTCTAGGAGGTCTCTGATTAATGTGGTTTTAGACCATGTGGAGGATATGGAGGAAAGATTTGACAACAGCAGTGAAACAGAGGGTGCTGAAGATgattgggaagaagaaaaaagcagtGATGAAGACTCACAGCATACAGAAGAGGGTCCTTCTAGAGAAATGATGtcttcagaaaataaattcagtGGGCTAACTGTGTCTAAACCACTAGACTCTAGCCTACAGACCTCTGCTGATGTCCCTGAGCCTTTGCCAGGTGCAGTGTTGGTTGATTCGCCCCAGGACAAGTCAGTGGAGGCTGCAGATGACTATGAGACTCTTGTAACTCGtggaaaagaactgaaagaatgtggaaaaatacAGGAGGCCCTCAACTGCTTTGTTAAAGCACTTGACATAAAGAGTGCAGATCCTGAAATCATGATGATGACTTTGGGTTTGTATAAGCAACTTAATAGCACTTGA